One Streptomyces sp. SAI-135 DNA segment encodes these proteins:
- a CDS encoding ABC transporter ATP-binding protein, which translates to MRSEPVVQVHALVKRYGTKTAVDGLDLVTRAGVTAVLGPNGAGKTTTVETCEGYRRPDSGTVRVLGLDPVRQARELHPRIGVMLQSGGVYSGARADEMLRHMASLHAHPLDVDALIERLGLESCGRTTYRRLSGGQQQRLALAMAVVGRPELVFLDEPTAGLDPQARRATWDLVRDLRADGVSVVLTTHYMDEAEQLADDVAIIDGGRVIAQGTPEELCRGGAENTLRFTGRPGLDVGSLLKALPADCTAAELTPGSYRVVGKVNPQLLATVTSWCAQHGVMPEKISVERHTLEDVFLELTGKELRA; encoded by the coding sequence ATGCGAAGTGAGCCCGTGGTCCAGGTCCACGCCCTGGTGAAGCGGTACGGCACGAAGACCGCCGTGGACGGCCTCGACCTGGTGACCCGGGCGGGCGTGACCGCCGTACTCGGGCCCAACGGCGCCGGCAAGACGACGACCGTGGAGACCTGCGAGGGATACCGCAGGCCGGACTCCGGCACGGTACGGGTCCTGGGCCTCGACCCCGTGCGCCAGGCCCGTGAGCTGCACCCGAGGATCGGCGTGATGCTCCAGTCCGGGGGCGTGTACTCCGGCGCCAGGGCCGACGAGATGCTGCGGCACATGGCGAGCCTGCACGCGCACCCGCTCGACGTGGACGCGCTGATCGAACGCCTGGGTCTGGAGAGCTGCGGCCGGACGACGTACCGCAGGCTGTCGGGCGGCCAGCAGCAGCGCCTGGCCCTCGCCATGGCCGTGGTGGGGCGCCCGGAACTGGTGTTCCTGGACGAACCGACCGCCGGCCTCGACCCGCAGGCCCGCCGCGCGACCTGGGACCTGGTCCGCGACCTGCGCGCGGACGGCGTCTCGGTCGTGCTCACCACGCACTACATGGACGAGGCCGAGCAGCTCGCCGACGACGTGGCGATCATCGACGGCGGCCGGGTCATCGCCCAGGGCACCCCGGAGGAGCTGTGCCGGGGCGGCGCCGAGAACACCCTGCGCTTCACGGGCCGCCCCGGGCTGGACGTCGGCTCCCTCCTCAAGGCCCTCCCCGCCGACTGCACCGCGGCCGAGCTGACCCCCGGCTCCTACCGGGTGGTCGGCAAGGTGAACCCCCAACTGCTGGCGACGGTGACGTCCTGGTGCGCCCAGCACGGCGTGATGCCGGAGAAGATCTCGGTGGAACGCCACACCCTGGAAGACGTGTTCCTGGAGCTGACCGGCAAGGAGCTGCGAGCGTGA
- a CDS encoding amidohydrolase family protein: MIETPSLVDQYCHGVLRTELGLGTFEAQLARTEGPPAPGTTLFDTQTGFAVRRWCPPLLGLEPHCPPARYLARRRELGVLEAGRRLLRGSGITTYLVDTGLPGDLTGPTELASAAAADAREIVRLELLAEQVADTSGTVESFLANLAESVHGAAANAVAFTSVAGVRHGLALAPEPPGPGEVRGAAGRWLAGRRVGGELSDPVLLRHLLWIAAASGLPLQLHAGLGEPGLRIDRTDPVLLTDFVRATAGLGTDLVLLHSYPYHRHAAHLAGVFPHVYADSGAALVRTGARAATVLAEILELAPFGKIVFSSGAHSLPELHVVGARLFREALARVLGGWVAEGAWSLADAQRVAGLIAAGNARRVYGLE, encoded by the coding sequence ATGATCGAAACGCCGTCCCTCGTGGACCAGTACTGCCACGGCGTACTGAGAACGGAGCTGGGCCTCGGCACCTTCGAGGCCCAGCTGGCCCGCACCGAGGGCCCGCCCGCCCCGGGCACCACGCTGTTCGACACCCAGACGGGCTTCGCCGTACGACGCTGGTGCCCGCCGCTGCTCGGCCTGGAACCGCACTGTCCGCCCGCCCGCTACCTGGCCCGGCGCCGTGAGCTCGGCGTACTGGAGGCGGGCCGCAGACTGCTGCGCGGCAGCGGGATCACCACCTACCTGGTCGACACCGGGCTGCCCGGCGACCTCACAGGACCCACCGAGCTGGCCTCCGCCGCGGCCGCCGACGCCCGCGAGATCGTGCGCCTGGAGCTCCTCGCCGAACAGGTCGCCGACACCTCCGGCACCGTCGAGTCCTTCCTCGCCAACCTCGCCGAATCGGTGCACGGAGCCGCCGCGAACGCGGTCGCCTTCACCTCGGTGGCGGGCGTACGGCACGGACTGGCGCTCGCCCCCGAGCCGCCGGGGCCCGGAGAGGTGCGGGGCGCGGCAGGCCGGTGGCTGGCGGGTCGCCGGGTGGGCGGGGAGCTGTCCGACCCCGTGCTCCTGCGGCACCTGCTGTGGATCGCCGCCGCCTCGGGCCTGCCCCTCCAGCTGCACGCCGGGCTCGGCGAGCCGGGTCTGCGCATCGACCGCACCGACCCCGTGCTGCTCACCGACTTCGTCCGGGCCACCGCGGGTCTCGGCACCGACCTCGTCCTGCTGCACAGCTACCCCTACCACCGGCACGCCGCCCATCTCGCCGGTGTCTTCCCGCACGTCTACGCCGACTCCGGCGCCGCCCTCGTCCGCACCGGCGCCCGCGCGGCGACCGTCCTCGCGGAGATCCTGGAACTGGCCCCCTTCGGCAAGATCGTCTTCTCCAGCGGGGCCCACAGCCTGCCCGAACTGCATGTGGTGGGCGCACGGCTGTTCCGTGAGGCGCTGGCCCGGGTGCTGGGCGGCTGGGTCGCCGAGGGGGCCTGGTCGCTGGCGGACGCGCAGCGGGTGGCGGGGCTGATCGCGGCGGGGAACGCGCGCAGGGTGTACGGGCTGGAGTGA
- a CDS encoding COX15/CtaA family protein, producing MERVPNLTRADAVAAVRNPLAFIAARWTPTPRTVQRAALSALVMAVVIVVTGGAVRLTGSGLGCPTWPKCTDDSLTATSAMGFHGAIEFGNRMLTYVLCAAVGWAIVAARSEKPRRRSLTRLGWAQFWIVMSNAILGGIVVLVGLNPYTVAAHFVATTALITVAAVMWQRTREGDTAPRPLVGKPVQQLVWFMVAAAALLILVGTVVTGAGPHAGDSSEVERMPLDWETVSKVHAVLAWIVVSLTFALWFILKAVDAPRGPLHRTRDLFLILLAQGVIGYVQYFTDLPEFLVGLHMLGSALVWIGVLRVLLALRERPEDESPEVPAQYAATSSPITGPR from the coding sequence ATGGAACGCGTGCCGAACCTGACCCGTGCCGACGCCGTAGCGGCCGTCCGCAACCCGCTCGCCTTCATCGCCGCACGCTGGACCCCGACGCCCCGGACGGTTCAGCGGGCGGCTCTGTCCGCTCTCGTCATGGCGGTGGTCATCGTGGTCACCGGCGGCGCGGTGCGGCTGACCGGATCGGGGCTCGGGTGCCCGACCTGGCCCAAGTGCACGGACGACTCGCTGACCGCGACCAGCGCGATGGGCTTCCACGGAGCGATCGAGTTCGGCAACCGGATGCTGACGTACGTGCTGTGCGCCGCCGTCGGCTGGGCCATCGTCGCGGCCCGCAGCGAGAAGCCGCGCCGCCGCAGTCTGACCCGGCTGGGCTGGGCGCAGTTCTGGATCGTGATGAGCAACGCGATCCTGGGCGGGATCGTCGTGCTCGTGGGGCTCAACCCGTACACCGTCGCCGCCCACTTCGTCGCGACCACCGCATTGATCACGGTCGCCGCCGTGATGTGGCAGCGCACCCGCGAGGGCGACACGGCTCCCCGCCCGCTGGTCGGCAAGCCGGTCCAGCAGCTGGTCTGGTTCATGGTCGCGGCCGCCGCCCTGCTGATCCTCGTCGGCACCGTGGTGACGGGCGCCGGCCCGCACGCCGGTGACTCCAGCGAGGTCGAGCGGATGCCGCTGGACTGGGAGACCGTGAGCAAGGTGCACGCGGTCCTGGCCTGGATCGTGGTGTCGCTGACCTTCGCCCTGTGGTTCATCCTCAAGGCGGTCGACGCTCCCCGGGGCCCCCTGCACCGCACCCGCGACCTCTTCCTGATCCTGCTGGCCCAGGGCGTCATCGGCTACGTCCAGTACTTCACCGACCTGCCCGAGTTCCTGGTCGGCCTGCACATGCTGGGCTCGGCCCTGGTCTGGATCGGGGTCCTGCGCGTCCTGCTCGCCCTGCGCGAGCGGCCCGAGGACGAGTCGCCCGAGGTGCCGGCTCAGTACGCCGCCACCAGTTCACCGATCACCGGACCCAGGTAG
- a CDS encoding nucleotidyltransferase domain-containing protein → MQTDALLDRFLADLAPLAPVAVWAHGSLAGGDYQEGRSDLDLIAVLPSVTPRTVWRLAKLHARLRAEPLSAQLHCTYLTPSADLDRRHLTWAHEELFRRPVSPVTRRELHSFGRVLHGKPPADLLAPVADRELADFVIRDQRDFWRPALDNAALWHRDVWVDLGLLTFARATVTVREGRLISQREALELLPGLTRAYLGPVIGELVAAY, encoded by the coding sequence ATGCAGACCGACGCCTTGCTGGACCGCTTCCTCGCCGACCTGGCCCCGCTCGCGCCCGTCGCCGTGTGGGCCCACGGCTCGCTGGCCGGCGGCGACTACCAGGAGGGGCGCAGCGACCTGGACCTGATCGCCGTCCTCCCCTCGGTCACGCCCCGCACGGTGTGGCGGCTGGCGAAGCTGCACGCCCGACTGCGGGCCGAACCGCTGTCCGCACAGCTCCACTGCACCTATCTGACGCCGTCGGCCGACCTGGACCGCCGCCACCTCACCTGGGCCCACGAGGAGCTGTTCAGGCGGCCGGTCTCCCCGGTGACCCGGCGCGAACTGCACTCCTTCGGGCGGGTGCTGCACGGGAAGCCGCCCGCGGACCTGCTGGCGCCGGTTGCGGACCGGGAACTGGCCGACTTCGTGATCCGTGACCAGCGTGACTTCTGGCGGCCGGCCCTCGACAACGCGGCGCTGTGGCACCGGGACGTGTGGGTCGACCTGGGGCTGCTGACGTTCGCCCGCGCGACCGTGACCGTGCGTGAGGGCCGGCTGATCTCCCAGCGCGAGGCACTGGAGCTGCTGCCCGGACTGACCCGCGCCTACCTGGGTCCGGTGATCGGTGAACTGGTGGCGGCGTACTGA
- a CDS encoding ABC transporter permease yields MYTPKPGAAPLGRMIATQAVLETKMLLRNGEQLLLTVVIPTLVLVLFSSVDIIDTGTDKAVDFLTPGVLALAVMSTAFTGQAIATGFERRYGVLKRLASSPLPRWALMTAKTVSVLVTEILQVVLLTVIAFALGWSPQGNPFAVLLLLILGTAAFSGLGLLMAGTLKAEATLAAANLVFLLLLVGGGVIIPLDQFSQATQDILRLLPITALSDGLRDVLQHGAGMPWGDLGILAVWAVVGLAAAGRFFRWE; encoded by the coding sequence ATGTACACCCCGAAGCCGGGCGCTGCGCCCCTGGGACGCATGATCGCGACCCAGGCGGTCCTGGAGACGAAGATGCTCCTGCGCAACGGCGAGCAGCTGCTGCTGACGGTGGTGATCCCCACCCTTGTGCTGGTCCTGTTCAGCTCGGTGGACATCATCGACACCGGCACGGACAAGGCGGTGGACTTCCTCACCCCCGGCGTCCTGGCCCTCGCGGTCATGTCGACGGCCTTCACCGGCCAGGCCATCGCGACCGGCTTCGAACGCCGCTACGGCGTCCTGAAGCGCCTCGCGTCCTCACCGCTCCCCCGCTGGGCCCTGATGACGGCGAAGACGGTGTCGGTCCTGGTGACGGAGATCCTCCAGGTGGTCCTGCTGACGGTGATCGCCTTCGCCCTGGGCTGGTCACCGCAGGGAAACCCCTTCGCCGTCCTCCTGCTCCTGATCCTCGGCACGGCGGCCTTCTCGGGCCTGGGCCTCCTCATGGCCGGCACCCTCAAGGCGGAAGCCACCCTGGCCGCGGCCAACCTGGTCTTCCTGCTCCTCCTGGTCGGCGGCGGGGTCATCATCCCCCTGGACCAGTTCTCCCAGGCCACCCAGGACATCCTGCGCCTGCTCCCGATCACGGCCCTGTCGGACGGCCTGCGGGACGTACTCCAGCACGGCGCCGGGATGCCGTGGGGCGACCTGGGGATCCTGGCGGTGTGGGCCGTGGTGGGCCTTGCCGCGGCGGGGCGCTTCTTCCGCTGGGAGTAG
- a CDS encoding heme o synthase, which yields MCVTAVESRPAGVLGESKSSSHRPFGARVKAFVALTKPRIIELLLITTVPVMFLAQQGVPDLKLVLLTCVGGYLSAGGANALNMYIDRDIDALMDRTSQRPLVTGMVSPRECLAFGITLAVVSTLLFGLTVNWLSAWLSLGALLFYVVVYTMILKRRTSQNIVWGGIAGCLPVLIGWSSVTNSMSWAPVVLFLVMFFWTPPHYWPLSMKVREDYARVGVPMLPVVASNKVVAKQIVVYSWVMVGVSLLLTPLGYTGWFYTAVALLAGGFWLWEAHGLQNRAKAEVTGAKLKEMRLFHWSITYVSILFLAVAVDPFLR from the coding sequence GTGTGCGTGACGGCCGTCGAATCCCGTCCAGCCGGAGTGCTGGGGGAGAGCAAGAGCTCGAGCCACCGGCCGTTCGGGGCCCGTGTCAAGGCATTCGTGGCGCTCACCAAGCCCCGGATCATCGAACTGCTGCTGATCACCACCGTTCCGGTGATGTTCCTCGCCCAGCAGGGCGTGCCGGATCTGAAGCTGGTGCTGCTCACCTGCGTCGGCGGCTATCTCTCCGCGGGCGGCGCCAACGCGCTCAACATGTACATCGACCGCGACATCGACGCGCTCATGGACCGCACCTCGCAGCGTCCCCTGGTGACCGGCATGGTGTCGCCGCGCGAGTGCCTGGCCTTCGGCATCACGCTGGCGGTCGTCTCGACGCTGCTGTTCGGCCTCACCGTCAACTGGCTGTCCGCCTGGCTGTCGCTCGGAGCGCTGCTCTTCTACGTCGTCGTCTACACGATGATCCTCAAGCGGCGTACCTCGCAGAACATCGTGTGGGGCGGCATCGCCGGCTGCCTGCCGGTCCTGATCGGCTGGTCGTCGGTCACGAACTCCATGTCCTGGGCGCCGGTCGTCCTCTTCCTCGTCATGTTCTTCTGGACGCCGCCGCACTACTGGCCGCTGTCCATGAAGGTCCGCGAGGACTACGCGCGCGTGGGCGTGCCGATGCTGCCGGTGGTCGCCTCCAACAAGGTGGTCGCCAAGCAGATCGTCGTCTACAGCTGGGTGATGGTCGGGGTGTCGCTGCTGCTCACCCCGCTCGGCTACACCGGCTGGTTCTACACGGCGGTCGCCCTGCTCGCGGGCGGCTTCTGGCTGTGGGAGGCGCACGGCCTCCAGAACCGGGCCAAGGCCGAGGTGACGGGCGCGAAGCTCAAGGAGATGCGGCTGTTCCACTGGTCGATCACCTATGTGTCGATCCTCTTCCTCGCGGTGGCGGTCGACCCCTTCCTGAGGTAA
- the tkt gene encoding transketolase, whose protein sequence is MSTKPTTTDLEWTELDQRAVDTARVLAADAVQKVGNGHPGTAMSLAPAAYTLFQKVMRHDPADPDWVGRDRFVLSAGHSSLTLYTQLYLAGFGLELDDLKAFRTWGSKTPGHPEYGHTKGVETTTGPLGQGVANAVGMAMAARYERGLFDPEAAEGTSPFDHFVFAIAGDGCLQEGISAEASSMAGHQKLGNLILLWDDNHISIEGDTETAVSEDTVKRYEAYGWHVQRVEPQANGDLDPVAIFEAIQKAKAVTDKPSFIAMRSIIAWPAPNAQNTEAAHGSALGDDEVAATKRVLGFDPEQSFEVSDEVIGHTRQALERGRQARAEWEKSFQEWRNNNPERAAEFERVAAGELPKDWESAIPVFEPGKGVATRAASGKVLQALGAVIPELWGGSADLAGSNNTTIDKNSSFLPADNPLPEADPYGRTIHFGIREHSMAAEMNGIALHGNTRIYGGTFLVFSDYMRNAVRLSALMHLPVTYVWTHDSIGLGEDGPTHQPVEHLASLRAIPGLNVVRPADANETAIAWREILRRWTKEFGKGAPHGLALTRQGVPTYEGNEDAVKGGYVLFEASNGSPEVILIATGSEVHVAVEAREQLEASGVPTRVVSMPCVEWFEEQDQGYRDSVLPPSVRARVAVEAGIGLTWHKYVGDAGRIVSLEHFGASADGKVLFQEFGFTGENVAAKARESLAAAQR, encoded by the coding sequence GTGAGCACCAAGCCGACCACCACAGACCTCGAGTGGACCGAGTTGGACCAGCGGGCCGTCGACACCGCCCGCGTCCTGGCCGCCGACGCCGTACAGAAGGTCGGAAACGGCCATCCGGGTACGGCGATGAGCCTGGCTCCCGCCGCCTACACCCTCTTCCAGAAGGTGATGCGGCACGACCCGGCCGACCCCGACTGGGTCGGGCGCGACCGCTTCGTGCTGTCCGCCGGCCACTCGTCCCTGACCCTCTACACCCAGCTCTACCTGGCCGGTTTCGGCCTGGAGCTGGACGACCTCAAGGCGTTCCGCACCTGGGGCTCCAAGACCCCGGGGCACCCGGAGTACGGCCACACCAAGGGCGTCGAGACCACCACCGGTCCGCTCGGCCAGGGTGTCGCCAACGCGGTCGGCATGGCGATGGCCGCCCGCTACGAGCGCGGTCTGTTCGACCCGGAGGCCGCCGAGGGCACCTCCCCCTTCGACCACTTCGTCTTCGCCATCGCCGGTGACGGCTGCCTCCAGGAGGGCATCTCCGCCGAGGCGTCCTCGATGGCCGGCCACCAGAAGCTCGGCAACCTCATCCTGTTGTGGGACGACAACCACATCTCGATCGAGGGCGACACCGAGACGGCCGTCTCCGAGGACACCGTCAAGCGCTACGAGGCGTACGGCTGGCACGTCCAGCGTGTCGAGCCGCAGGCCAACGGCGACCTCGACCCGGTCGCGATCTTCGAGGCGATCCAGAAGGCCAAGGCGGTCACCGACAAGCCGTCCTTCATCGCGATGCGCTCGATCATCGCCTGGCCCGCCCCGAACGCCCAGAACACCGAGGCCGCGCACGGCTCGGCGCTCGGCGACGACGAGGTCGCGGCGACCAAGCGGGTGCTGGGCTTCGACCCCGAGCAGTCCTTCGAGGTCTCCGACGAGGTCATCGGCCACACCCGCCAGGCGCTGGAGCGCGGCCGGCAGGCCCGCGCCGAGTGGGAGAAGTCCTTCCAGGAGTGGCGCAACAACAACCCCGAGCGCGCGGCCGAGTTCGAGCGGGTCGCCGCGGGTGAGCTGCCCAAGGACTGGGAGTCGGCGATTCCGGTCTTCGAGCCCGGCAAGGGCGTCGCCACGCGTGCCGCCTCCGGCAAGGTCCTGCAGGCCCTCGGCGCCGTGATCCCCGAGCTGTGGGGCGGTTCCGCCGACCTCGCGGGCTCGAACAACACGACGATCGACAAGAACAGCTCCTTCCTCCCGGCGGACAACCCGCTGCCGGAGGCGGACCCGTACGGCCGCACGATCCACTTCGGTATCCGCGAGCACTCCATGGCCGCGGAGATGAACGGCATCGCGCTGCACGGCAACACCCGCATCTACGGCGGTACGTTCCTCGTCTTCTCCGACTACATGCGCAACGCCGTCCGGCTCTCGGCGCTGATGCACCTGCCGGTGACGTACGTGTGGACGCACGACTCCATCGGTCTCGGCGAGGACGGCCCGACCCACCAGCCGGTCGAGCACCTGGCCTCGCTGCGCGCGATCCCCGGCCTGAACGTGGTCCGCCCGGCCGACGCCAACGAGACCGCGATCGCCTGGCGCGAGATCCTGCGGCGCTGGACCAAGGAGTTCGGCAAGGGCGCCCCGCACGGCCTCGCGCTGACCCGTCAGGGCGTGCCGACGTACGAGGGCAACGAGGACGCGGTCAAGGGCGGTTACGTCCTGTTCGAGGCGTCGAACGGCTCCCCCGAGGTCATCCTCATCGCCACCGGCTCCGAGGTGCACGTCGCCGTCGAGGCGCGCGAGCAGCTGGAGGCGTCCGGTGTGCCGACGCGTGTCGTCTCGATGCCGTGCGTGGAGTGGTTCGAGGAGCAGGACCAGGGGTACCGGGACAGCGTCCTGCCCCCGTCCGTGAGGGCTCGTGTCGCGGTCGAGGCGGGTATCGG